The DNA window TAATCTCTGTCATATTTCGAAAAGCCATAAGCGTAGGGAAGAAGGTAAGGGAGACTACAAATATCTCCAAAGGGAAAGTTTCACTTGCAGCACAGACAGCAGATATACTGAATTCATACTCTCAATCCAAAAAGAACATAATGATAATTGGGACCGGGAAAATGGCAACTTCAATTGCGAAATATCTAAAAAAACTATCTCCTGAATCCATGTCCATCTGTGGGAGAACAGAGGGACACGCCGCAAGACTCGCTGCCTCCCTTGGTGCGAGCTACCTCCTGATAGACAATGTCGCCGACGGGATTGCAAAGAATGACGTGATCATCGCCGTTACGTCCTCAAAGGACTATATCGTAACACCACAAAACTCTGGAAAATCCATCGAGTCAAAGATCTTCATGGACCTTTCAAATCCAAGGAACATTGATCCTGCGATCTCTAAAAGTGGTTGTGTATTGATCGATCTGGAACATATTCAACCAATCATTGAGAGGAACATGAACACAAAGAAAGCGGAAGTGAAGCTTGCTGACAGGATAGTGTCTGAAGAGTTGGATGGCTTCTCGAGAACCTTGCTGGAAATGGAAGCTGAGGATTTCATCAGTGATATATACCTGTTCTCAAAGCTCATTGAAAATGAAGCCACAAAGCAGCTTATACGGGAGGTTTCAAAGGGCGTGCCGCTAGATCAGGCTGTAAGCAGCATGGCTAACTCTCTTGTCAACAAAATCTTGGCGCCTCACACCATTGCGTTGAAATCACTTATAAGAGAGCATGGAAATGATCTCATGGAAGATACCCTTCGCCGTTTCCACAAAGAACTTAGAGATCACTACGACGATTATCTGAAGAGATCTGAAGGTCACCGAGCATACCAAAATCAA is part of the Thermoplasmataceae archaeon genome and encodes:
- a CDS encoding NAD(P)-binding domain-containing protein, translated to ISVIFRKAISVGKKVRETTNISKGKVSLAAQTADILNSYSQSKKNIMIIGTGKMATSIAKYLKKLSPESMSICGRTEGHAARLAASLGASYLLIDNVADGIAKNDVIIAVTSSKDYIVTPQNSGKSIESKIFMDLSNPRNIDPAISKSGCVLIDLEHIQPIIERNMNTKKAEVKLADRIVSEELDGFSRTLLEMEAEDFISDIYLFSKLIENEATKQLIREVSKGVPLDQAVSSMANSLVNKILAPHTIALKSLIREHGNDLMEDTLRRFHKELRDHYDDYLKRSEGHRAYQNQQDQTPQLSQKP